In the genome of Brienomyrus brachyistius isolate T26 chromosome 17, BBRACH_0.4, whole genome shotgun sequence, one region contains:
- the LOC125712054 gene encoding anti-apoptotic protein NR13-like, whose protein sequence is MATSLQEETLIVANDYMDFCIGIKKAPPSEAAKAMRYLGKDVERIYGFRLRPLVQFLLDSSGINTWTQLRSVMMEVIGREAMSWGQIVSLFSFTGILAVQLSTGEDDVACSRRLAELLTEVLLTEKEEWMVQNGGWVRKLLKRTLPGFFQSSFLIFRKLPGTSGVSLGGS, encoded by the exons ATGGCCACTTCATTGCAGGAAGAAACTCTCATAGTGGCAAATGACTATATGGATTTCTGCATTGGAATCAAGAAGGCACCTCCCAGCGAAGCCGCCAAAGCCATGAGATACCTGGGAAAGGATGTTGAAAGAATCTATGGGTTCAGACTGCGCCCACTTGTGCAATTTCTCTTGGACAGCAGTGGCATTAACACCTGGACCCAACTCAGGAGTGTGATGATGGAGGTGATTGGAAGGGAAGCGATGAGCTGGGGCCAAATTGTCAGCCTCTTTTCCTTCACGGGAATACTGGCCGTCCAGTTGTCTACTGGCGAAGATGATGTTGCCTGCAGTAGACGGCTGGCGGAACTTTTGACAGAAGTACTTCTGACGGAAAAAGAAGAATGGATGGTCCAAAATGGAGGCTGG GTCAGAAAGCTGCTAAAAAGAACCCTACCAGGCTTCTTCCAGTCTTCCTTTCTGATCTTCAGGAAACTGCCAGGAACATCAGGGGTTTCATTAGGAGGGAGCTGA